Within Desulfolithobacter dissulfuricans, the genomic segment CTGTTACTGCAAGTATCTCGCCGACAAATTTCAGCTTGGGGGAAATTTTGAAGAAATCATCCAGCAGACCGGTGAAAACGATAATGCCAGCCCCAAGCAGTACGCCCTGGATCAATGGTGGGGTCTTAACGCATAACAGAACGCCAAGCACAAAAGCTGCAGCAATACCAACCCCACCCATTCGTGGCAAAGGGTTACGATGTATTTTACGGGGATCAGGATGATCCAGCACTCCGAGCAACTTCGCAACCCTTCCAGATAGCGGGACAAGGACAAGTGATAAGAATAGACTCGTATAAAAAACCAGAAGGAAAAAACTGATATCAGTAAGGAGGGGTTGATTCATTAGTTAATCGTCGATAGTAACAGGCAGGCTTGCAAGGTCATTTTTATAACAGCAATTCGCGATGTCATTTAGCCGCCTATAAAATACTGACCTGCCCAGCGGCAACTGCCATTTCACGCTTGCCTGGATGGAGGATTGGCACTCGACACAGGGAGGAATTTGCCAATCAGATCCCTATACTGTTGAAGCACCTTTTCCCAAGTAAACTGTTCTTTGAAACGCCTTAGGGAAGCGGCTCTCATCCGCTCCTGCTCGTGTCGATTTTCCAGAAGCTCTGCAAACTTGTGTGCGCAGTCCGTTTCATTATTGAAAAAGTGCGCCCCGCTCCCGGCAACCCATCGGTTGAACGGATTGTCGTGCGCCAATACGGGTGAGCCGGCCCCGAGAGCCTCTACCAAAGACGGGTTCGTACCTCCCACTCGATGTCCGTGAACGTATAATGCTGCATGAAATCTTAACGATTGCGTCACCGACAGATCATATATCGCTCCCGGGAACAGCACGCTTTCGGATGCAGCCTCAACAACCGACCGGTGATAACTGCTACCCTCGACGTCAAAACGTCCCAACACAACAAGCTTCTTACCACTGGCAGGACAACCAAACGCCTTTACGATCTCCAAGATCGAATTATCCGGCTCCGGACGGGCAATCACCAGCGCATATTCTCCTGGCGTTAATCCCAGTTTCCTGATCGGCTCCTCGGCTGCCTTTGTTACCTGGTCCGCTCCATACGGTATCATGGTGATCTTGTCTCTGCGAACTCGCGTAGCGAGGTGATTGGCGATTTCCGGATGATCGGCAATCAGGTGATTGCCAATGAGACACCCGACGCGCTCATTCATATAGAGCCAAGCTTTTGCTGGCAAGCTCCACTGGGTGCGCCTCCATTCGACACCATCCATGTTGATAAGATTCGGGATCCCAAACCGCCGAAAAACCCCTGAGAAAACCGCGGTGCCATAACCTAGCGAAAGTACGATTCCCCCTTCGCGGGTCGCCCGACGCATCGCCTTTATATCGAACAGAATTGTCGAAGCTGCTCCCCGATGCCGACCGGTATATGCACCCGGCGAACGCCCTCCCAGGAATCCTCCCTCGCCTTCCCCTTTCCGCTTTCCTGGCAGTAGACGGTGACTTTCCACCCCTCCTTAGCCAAATAAGGCGCCAATTTAGCGGCAAAGGTTTCGAACCCGCCATGTTGGGCTGGAACCCCTCTAACGCCAACAATGTGAAGTTGTACCGGTTTCTTATGTCCTTGAAGCATGATGAATCGCTGATACAGGTATGAAAAACGAGCCTAACCCACTGCTCGCAAACAAAAAAATACTGTCGAGACAGGAAACCCCGTTTACCTCAATAGAGTTCTTACAAGGGCAATCAATGTTAATCGGGAAAATCCCTTCGGAACGACTCGCCGGAAGTGCGGATAATCCTCTCCACCACCGCCCATTCCCTGCGCTGAACGTGAAACCAGGTAGTGGCCATCATTCCCAACGCACCCTGCCCCGCCGCATAACGGCTAAAGTTGCGCATGGTTTTTTCCCTTTTCCAACTGCTGCCGATCACTCGAAAACCCTCCTGCTGCATGACAGCCAACGAAGGAAACTCGGCTTGGTCGTCGAAATAGTGCCAGTCGCAGATGACGATATCGCGGGGGAGTTTGTCCCGTAACGCCTTACCATAGCCTGGCACGCTGCCGTGCAGATGTTTGTCCAACATCTCCGGAAACTCTTCCGGGGCAATAAGCATGTCTCCCCACATCCAGGTCATGATGCCGCGCTCTTTCAAGTAACTATATATACGCCGCACATCTTGCACGAACAGCTCGGCCGGAAGCATGTTTTCGCCAGGCCCCAACCATCTCTTCAGGGAATTGACGTTGTACCCCGCCACCTCATCATGACCGATGTGAATCGCTCGCGGATGCAGGGCGTCTATGAGCTCTTCCAGCAGGGCTAAGACCCGTCGATAGGTCTCTTCGTTCCGAGGGTCGTAGGTCACTCTATTGAACATCAATTCAGGAAAATTCCCCTGAAAAAATTTCTCTTGGTGGGTTAGGAGTTCCAACTCCGGGATGACCTCCATCCCATTCTCTTGCGCATAGGTAACCCAGGCGAAAAAGTCCGGTTTACTCCAGGCGTCATCTCGAGCCTGCCAAGGCGCACGGTCAAGCTTAACCCCATCGGTGATCGAAACCTGAACAGCTTCGAATCCCGCCGAACGTGCCAGATCCACCATCCACCGGGCGCGATCGGGAGTCACTCCACGCAACACGAAATGCCAAATCCTTGCCGGCGGTCGATACACACTGGATCCTGTGTCGTCGTCCGCCGCCAGAGCACTACTTACGGCGGCGAACAGCAGCGCAACCAATACCACAAACAACTGGTAGGCTCGGTGCATCACAGCGACGCCTCATAGCCAAGTTTTTGCATGACTTCGCAAAAAGGCTTCTCAATGGCTGGCGCAAGCGCAAAAGGTTTCTTTTGTCCTACAGGCTTCAGCGTCGATTCAGCATAACGGATAAATGGCATATCACTGCCAGCCAACCCAGTAAAAGGGGTGATTTCACCCAACACTTGCAATGGCTTGGCACAAAGTTTCTCGTAGGACACCTGCAGCACATCGTTCGGGTATTGCTGCAGAAGAGACAGCCCCTCGCGCATCGTCACGACCCATTCCACGGCCGCCATGTCGGTATGATTCGTCCACGTGCGCATCGCATCGGCGTGGAGGGCCAGATCGGCATGCTCCGGTACGATTTGATCGACCAGCAAATCCCACTTGCGGCGGTCTACGCCCCACCAGTCGTGGTTTTCACCACCAACCTGCTGACCCAATCGATGAGACCAACCATCGATGGAATGGCAGGTATCCCAACCGTTACGCGACAGGAACAGGAACTTCGCATCCGGAAAGATCGCCTTAACAAAAGGAACCCGAAATATCAGCTCAGGATACTTGTCCACGACGCGACGGGAAATGGTTGCCGCCAGATACGCGCCAAAAAGGCGGTGGGCCGATTTTTTCACTTCCAGCGTCGCCTCCTCAGCCCCTATCCTATAACGTGCCGTTCCTCGGGTATAGCTGCCTATCAAGTCCTCTTCGGGATGGATCGCATGCCACAGCGCCTTGGGTTCATTCAGAAACCCCACCTCCCGGTGCATGGAGAGCACCACGCCGAGGATCGTCGTGCCGCTTCGCCCCGTGCCAAGTATGAACACCGGCTTCTCTACCCGCTTCAACTGGGTCAAACGTTTTTCGACTGCGAAATGTGCGAAAACGATCGGATTGACCCATCGCCCACGGGTTGTTAAAGGGCGCCCTTCAAACAGGGCGTAGCTCACCATACGACTCCATAACTTCCAGGGTCGGGTACGAATATAGGTTTTATCGACCTGCGCGATCATACCCCCACCTCACACAGCACCGGGTTCATTGGGTTATCTTTTCCAGCCACTGCCAAGTCTGTCCGATACCAGCATTCAGATCGATGCGCGGCTCCCAATCGAACCATTCTCGCGCCTTTGTGATATCCAGAACGACCCGCGGAACATCAAAGGGTCTTCCCTCCCTGTAACACACCTGCACGTCTCTGGAAGAGACTTTCGATAAGACATTAATGACGTCCTTTATCGAATACCCTATACCGCTCCCGGCATTAACTATCCCGGAACCTCCGGTACAGCCTGCTCGAACACAAAGATCGGCGAGATCGCCAATGTATATAAAATCACGCACAATAGAGCCGTCGCCCCATACCTCTATGGGCTCCCCGGCCAGCACCTTGGCTGCGAACGTACCAATGACCCCTTGAACGCCTTTATGACCCTGTCGTTCCCCGTAGGGGTTGGAAGCTCGAAGAATCACATACTCAAGACCGTGCAAATGCCCAAACATATGCAGGTAATTTTCTATCGCGATCTTGACCACTCCGTAGGAACAGACTGGACGCAACGGATGACTTTCCGGGATCGGGACCACGTCGGGAATCCCATAAACTGTACCACCTGACGACAGGAAAACGATCCGCCTCACCCTTTTCTGCACCATCAACTGCAGCAAGCGGACTGTACCGACAAGATTCCCTCCTATGTCAGAAATTGGATCAAGGTTCGATGTGGACGGTACGGTGGTACTAACAAAGTGATAAACGACATCAATTCCCTCCAAAGATTCGGCAAGGGCTGGTACGTCATCAAAAGGAGCTAAACGGTAATCGACGTTATTTAGTGAGCTACGATATCGTGCTTTCGACCGATCAAATATACGAACCTTTACTCCTTTTGCGAGCAGGTGGTCAACTACGTGTGACCCGATAAAACCGTTGCCCCCCAATACCAGCACTCTCATCTCAGTACTCCTTCGTAGATACCCATCAATCTTTCGTAAAAGCGCTTATCATTAAACTCCTCCTCCACGTATGACCGCGCACGCCTCCCCATATCCTTAACGACATCGTCTTTTCCATTACCAAGCTTTCTCATTGCGGTCGCAAGCGCCTCGGGCGAACTTGCCTCGT encodes:
- a CDS encoding NAD-dependent epimerase/dehydratase family protein; its protein translation is MRVLVLGGNGFIGSHVVDHLLAKGVKVRIFDRSKARYRSSLNNVDYRLAPFDDVPALAESLEGIDVVYHFVSTTVPSTSNLDPISDIGGNLVGTVRLLQLMVQKRVRRIVFLSSGGTVYGIPDVVPIPESHPLRPVCSYGVVKIAIENYLHMFGHLHGLEYVILRASNPYGERQGHKGVQGVIGTFAAKVLAGEPIEVWGDGSIVRDFIYIGDLADLCVRAGCTGGSGIVNAGSGIGYSIKDVINVLSKVSSRDVQVCYREGRPFDVPRVVLDITKAREWFDWEPRIDLNAGIGQTWQWLEKITQ
- a CDS encoding DUF1972 domain-containing protein, producing MLQGHKKPVQLHIVGVRGVPAQHGGFETFAAKLAPYLAKEGWKVTVYCQESGKGKAREDSWEGVRRVHIPVGIGEQLRQFCSI
- a CDS encoding sulfotransferase family protein; translated protein: MIAQVDKTYIRTRPWKLWSRMVSYALFEGRPLTTRGRWVNPIVFAHFAVEKRLTQLKRVEKPVFILGTGRSGTTILGVVLSMHREVGFLNEPKALWHAIHPEEDLIGSYTRGTARYRIGAEEATLEVKKSAHRLFGAYLAATISRRVVDKYPELIFRVPFVKAIFPDAKFLFLSRNGWDTCHSIDGWSHRLGQQVGGENHDWWGVDRRKWDLLVDQIVPEHADLALHADAMRTWTNHTDMAAVEWVVTMREGLSLLQQYPNDVLQVSYEKLCAKPLQVLGEITPFTGLAGSDMPFIRYAESTLKPVGQKKPFALAPAIEKPFCEVMQKLGYEASL
- a CDS encoding family 20 glycosylhydrolase; the protein is MHRAYQLFVVLVALLFAAVSSALAADDDTGSSVYRPPARIWHFVLRGVTPDRARWMVDLARSAGFEAVQVSITDGVKLDRAPWQARDDAWSKPDFFAWVTYAQENGMEVIPELELLTHQEKFFQGNFPELMFNRVTYDPRNEETYRRVLALLEELIDALHPRAIHIGHDEVAGYNVNSLKRWLGPGENMLPAELFVQDVRRIYSYLKERGIMTWMWGDMLIAPEEFPEMLDKHLHGSVPGYGKALRDKLPRDIVICDWHYFDDQAEFPSLAVMQQEGFRVIGSSWKREKTMRNFSRYAAGQGALGMMATTWFHVQRREWAVVERIIRTSGESFRRDFPD
- a CDS encoding glycosyltransferase family protein, with amino-acid sequence MDGVEWRRTQWSLPAKAWLYMNERVGCLIGNHLIADHPEIANHLATRVRRDKITMIPYGADQVTKAAEEPIRKLGLTPGEYALVIARPEPDNSILEIVKAFGCPASGKKLVVLGRFDVEGSSYHRSVVEAASESVLFPGAIYDLSVTQSLRFHAALYVHGHRVGGTNPSLVEALGAGSPVLAHDNPFNRWVAGSGAHFFNNETDCAHKFAELLENRHEQERMRAASLRRFKEQFTWEKVLQQYRDLIGKFLPVSSANPPSRQA